The Leptospira bouyouniensis genome contains a region encoding:
- the clpS gene encoding ATP-dependent Clp protease adapter ClpS encodes MSETKRKSYTDFNVELLEKEKQKKKLKKPDRYKVILINDDYTPQEFVVYVLAMVFRRSMEESRQIMWKAHTEGSAVCGVYSLDIARTKVEEVHKLADDAGHPLQCQLAKEEEE; translated from the coding sequence ATGTCAGAAACTAAACGAAAGTCTTATACTGATTTTAATGTTGAACTTTTAGAAAAAGAGAAACAAAAGAAAAAATTAAAAAAACCAGATCGGTATAAGGTTATTTTAATTAACGATGATTACACACCTCAAGAATTTGTAGTGTACGTTTTGGCGATGGTCTTTCGTAGATCTATGGAAGAGTCGAGGCAAATTATGTGGAAAGCACACACGGAAGGTTCGGCAGTTTGTGGAGTGTATTCACTCGATATCGCTCGTACGAAGGTAGAGGAAGTACATAAACTTGCTGATGATGCTGGACACCCTTTACAATGCCAGTTGGCAAAGGAGGAAGAGGAATGA
- the hisC gene encoding histidinol-phosphate transaminase, translated as MEPKKNNFNPEYFIRKELKTFSPYTPGEQPGLTTSTIKLNTNENPYSPSPKIGQAVKEVLEKGLLRKYPNYHSRKLQELVAKDYDLDPNQILVTNGSDEALRLLFQTFVGPGDVVVAPDPTYSYYPVLTEQMMVGARYEAVPVLENLHFDFTTLKNRKGKLLCFAHPNAPTGIEEPKDDLLTLVSSFPGLVLSDEAYIDFAGSDASLIPQIKDHPNLLVSRTFSKSYALAGLRVGYIIGSFETISWMRKLKDSYNVGILDQVIAETSYADKEYFQEKRNLVVQERSRLKSNLESLGFTIPNSSTNFLFCKPKPGVSPEHLYLSLKEKNILIRYFSYGICKEYIRITIGTKEENDTLFQTIQTFL; from the coding sequence ATGGAACCAAAAAAAAACAACTTCAATCCTGAGTATTTCATCCGTAAGGAACTTAAGACTTTTTCACCATACACTCCTGGCGAACAACCAGGGCTCACCACATCTACCATCAAATTGAATACGAATGAAAATCCGTATTCCCCTTCCCCAAAAATAGGACAGGCAGTAAAGGAAGTCCTCGAAAAAGGATTACTTCGTAAGTATCCCAATTACCATTCACGTAAATTACAAGAGCTCGTTGCCAAAGATTATGATTTAGACCCAAACCAAATCCTTGTGACCAATGGATCGGACGAAGCCTTACGATTGTTATTCCAAACCTTTGTTGGTCCAGGGGATGTGGTAGTGGCACCTGATCCCACATATTCCTACTATCCGGTCCTTACAGAACAAATGATGGTAGGAGCTAGGTATGAGGCAGTGCCAGTTTTGGAGAATCTGCATTTTGATTTTACAACGTTAAAGAATCGCAAAGGGAAATTACTTTGTTTTGCGCATCCCAATGCGCCAACAGGGATTGAGGAACCAAAAGACGATCTACTAACACTGGTGAGTTCATTCCCTGGCCTTGTGTTATCTGATGAAGCATACATTGATTTTGCAGGGTCAGATGCAAGTTTGATTCCTCAGATCAAAGACCATCCCAATCTTCTGGTTTCCCGAACCTTTTCTAAGTCGTATGCACTCGCCGGACTCCGAGTAGGATACATCATAGGATCTTTTGAAACCATATCTTGGATGCGAAAACTCAAAGATTCATACAATGTTGGAATCCTCGACCAAGTGATTGCAGAAACTTCCTATGCTGATAAGGAATACTTTCAAGAAAAACGAAATTTGGTGGTCCAAGAAAGGTCCCGATTGAAATCCAATTTGGAATCTCTTGGCTTTACGATTCCAAATTCCTCAACGAATTTTTTATTTTGCAAACCGAAACCTGGAGTATCTCCAGAACATTTATACCTATCCTTAAAGGAAAAAAACATACTCATTCGCTATTTTTCTTATGGAATTTGTAAGGAATACATCCGGATTACCATCGGTACAAAAGAGGAAAACGATACACTCTTCCAAACCATCCAAACATTTCTCTAA
- a CDS encoding Hsp20/alpha crystallin family protein, translating into MNTLTKETKQEVDGKREVTEVKPQVKVYSPNVDVYETENSLLFRVEMPGVDETSVGITIEKDQLLLEGKFQIPTVERGQVRLAEYREGNYLRRFTIGKAVDSDNAIAKIKNGILELTLPKIEPKKTKIEIRNS; encoded by the coding sequence ATGAATACTTTAACAAAAGAAACCAAACAAGAAGTAGATGGAAAAAGGGAAGTAACGGAAGTGAAACCACAAGTAAAAGTATATTCGCCAAATGTGGACGTATACGAAACGGAAAACTCGTTACTCTTCCGTGTGGAAATGCCAGGTGTTGATGAAACATCAGTCGGCATCACCATTGAAAAAGACCAATTGCTTCTCGAAGGAAAGTTCCAAATACCAACAGTGGAAAGAGGACAGGTTCGATTGGCAGAATATAGAGAAGGAAATTACCTAAGAAGGTTTACAATCGGTAAGGCAGTAGATTCAGATAATGCCATTGCAAAAATCAAAAATGGAATTCTGGAACTAACCCTTCCGAAAATTGAACCGAAAAAAACAAAAATCGAGATTCGAAATTCTTAA
- the clpA gene encoding ATP-dependent Clp protease ATP-binding subunit ClpA, which produces MNFSSDLEKTLELAQKEANKYHHEFITLEHLLYGLTFNEKTKDVLINVGCDLDLLRKELLEYFEDDLSSIAVPNLKIQPKYTVGVQFVIQFAAFHVQNSGKEEVDGNNVLVALFREEDSQACYLLAKQDIKRLDVIKFISHGVKKESNQVDPDFSNSEDDLEEDDSQNSKQSALEKFCVNLTERAKMGKLDPCIGRDIEIQRTIHILSRRRKNNPIFVGEAGVGKTSIVEGIAERVVNGKVPKSLLGLEIYSLDMGLVMAGTKFRGEFEERLKAILQELVGKPEKIIFIDEIHTIVGAGAVSGGSLDASNLMKPALANGELKCIGTTTYKEYKSIFEKDHALSRRFQKIEVAEPSREDAIQILYGLKPKYESFHGVNYSAKAIEACVDLSTLHLRDRFLPDKAIDLMDESGAFVKLRDENKEKSKKTVGIFEIESLVAKIAKIPEKTVKADDKKKLEFLDSEIKTVVFGQNHAIDQIVDAIHYSRSGLGDEGKPIGSFLFVGPTGVGKTEVAKTLAEKMGVEFLRFDMSEYMEKHSVSRLIGSPPGYVGYDQGGQLTDAIAKNPHCVLLFDEIEKAHEDIYNILLQVMDHATLTDSTGKKADFRNVILILTTNTGAQESAKPLLGFDTDRYDDRSLKAIERTFTPEFRNRLTAVIEFNPLSLSIVEQVVKRMFKTLQNKAKEKGIQLEISEKAVRYLAENGYDKAMGARPIQRIISTEIGKPLSKKILFHKEKVKSYLVDTVTIEGKTKLEILEV; this is translated from the coding sequence ATGAATTTTTCATCCGATTTAGAAAAAACTTTGGAGTTGGCTCAAAAAGAAGCTAACAAATACCACCATGAATTTATAACTTTAGAACATTTGTTATATGGGCTTACTTTCAATGAAAAAACAAAGGATGTGCTCATCAATGTAGGATGTGATTTAGATTTACTAAGAAAAGAATTATTAGAATATTTTGAAGATGATTTATCATCGATTGCAGTTCCGAATTTAAAAATCCAACCAAAATACACAGTTGGTGTTCAATTTGTCATTCAATTTGCAGCTTTTCATGTCCAAAATTCTGGTAAAGAGGAAGTGGATGGAAACAATGTACTCGTAGCGTTGTTTCGAGAAGAAGATAGCCAGGCATGTTACTTACTCGCAAAACAAGATATTAAACGACTCGATGTGATCAAATTCATTTCCCATGGTGTGAAAAAAGAATCAAACCAAGTGGATCCAGATTTTTCAAACTCCGAGGATGATTTGGAAGAGGATGATTCGCAAAATTCGAAACAATCCGCTTTGGAGAAATTTTGTGTGAATCTGACTGAAAGAGCAAAAATGGGAAAACTCGATCCTTGTATTGGTCGTGACATTGAAATCCAAAGAACGATCCATATCCTTTCAAGGCGTAGGAAAAATAATCCAATTTTTGTTGGGGAAGCAGGAGTTGGGAAAACTTCCATCGTAGAAGGAATTGCGGAACGAGTTGTGAATGGAAAGGTTCCGAAAAGTTTACTTGGGTTAGAAATCTATTCACTTGATATGGGACTTGTGATGGCAGGTACTAAATTCAGAGGAGAATTTGAAGAACGATTAAAGGCTATCTTACAAGAATTAGTTGGAAAACCAGAAAAGATCATTTTTATTGATGAAATCCATACGATTGTGGGTGCTGGAGCGGTTTCTGGTGGAAGCCTTGATGCCTCTAACTTAATGAAACCAGCACTTGCGAATGGAGAACTCAAATGTATTGGTACAACGACATACAAAGAATACAAATCGATTTTTGAAAAGGACCATGCCCTCTCAAGGAGATTTCAAAAAATTGAAGTGGCCGAACCTTCGAGAGAAGATGCGATCCAGATTCTGTATGGATTAAAACCCAAGTATGAGTCTTTCCATGGTGTAAACTATAGTGCGAAGGCGATTGAAGCTTGCGTTGATTTATCAACACTCCACCTTCGCGATAGATTCTTACCTGACAAGGCAATTGATCTTATGGATGAATCAGGTGCCTTTGTCAAATTAAGAGATGAAAACAAAGAAAAGTCCAAAAAAACAGTCGGTATTTTCGAAATTGAATCTCTTGTCGCAAAGATAGCAAAAATTCCAGAAAAAACTGTAAAGGCTGATGATAAAAAGAAATTAGAGTTTTTGGATTCCGAAATCAAAACAGTTGTTTTTGGACAAAACCACGCAATTGATCAAATTGTAGATGCCATTCATTATTCACGATCTGGGCTTGGAGATGAAGGAAAACCGATCGGTAGTTTTTTATTTGTAGGTCCAACTGGTGTAGGAAAAACGGAAGTGGCAAAAACTCTGGCTGAAAAGATGGGAGTGGAATTCCTTCGTTTTGATATGAGTGAGTATATGGAAAAACATTCTGTATCTCGATTGATTGGAAGCCCTCCAGGTTACGTTGGATATGACCAAGGTGGACAACTCACTGATGCAATCGCTAAAAATCCGCATTGTGTATTACTCTTTGATGAAATCGAAAAAGCGCATGAAGATATTTATAATATTCTTTTACAAGTGATGGACCATGCAACACTCACAGATAGTACTGGAAAAAAAGCCGATTTCAGAAATGTGATTCTGATTTTAACGACAAATACCGGTGCGCAGGAAAGTGCGAAACCACTGCTTGGTTTTGACACAGACCGATATGATGATCGTTCTCTCAAAGCAATCGAAAGAACTTTTACTCCGGAATTTAGAAACCGTTTAACAGCTGTCATAGAGTTTAATCCACTTTCTCTCTCCATAGTGGAACAGGTTGTAAAACGGATGTTTAAAACTTTGCAGAACAAAGCCAAAGAAAAGGGGATCCAATTGGAAATATCAGAAAAAGCTGTACGGTATTTGGCAGAAAATGGTTACGACAAAGCAATGGGAGCAAGGCCTATCCAAAGGATCATCAGTACAGAAATTGGTAAACCTTTATCTAAAAAGATACTTTTCCACAAGGAGAAGGTTAAATCCTATTTGGTTGACACTGTTACTATTGAAGGAAAGACAAAATTGGAAATTCTCGAAGTATAA
- a CDS encoding Hsp20/alpha crystallin family protein: MLFRILDPQTKANQFWRDFDRLNDELTRSILDDQFGSSSHFPPVNVYTKEDEALVTCLLPGVDIDQIDINVKDHILSIHGKKKMEELAEGTEVHRREIFNGEFHRRLELPFRVNQDQVSAKYVNGVLNIHLPRREEDKPKKVSISLG; the protein is encoded by the coding sequence ATGTTATTTCGAATTTTAGACCCACAAACGAAAGCAAACCAGTTTTGGAGAGACTTTGATCGTTTGAACGATGAGTTGACTCGATCCATCTTGGATGACCAATTCGGAAGTTCTTCGCATTTTCCTCCTGTGAATGTGTATACGAAGGAAGATGAAGCTCTTGTGACTTGTCTATTGCCAGGTGTGGACATTGACCAAATTGATATCAACGTGAAAGACCATATCTTATCCATCCATGGTAAGAAAAAAATGGAAGAACTCGCAGAAGGAACGGAAGTGCATAGAAGGGAAATTTTCAACGGAGAATTCCATAGAAGATTAGAACTTCCATTCCGTGTGAACCAAGACCAAGTTTCAGCAAAGTATGTGAATGGAGTCTTAAACATTCACTTACCAAGAAGAGAAGAAGACAAACCGAAAAAAGTTTCCATCAGTTTAGGATAA
- a CDS encoding RidA family protein gives MAITEQLNALGIQIPPVPQALAAYIPSKRSGNIIFTSGQLPLVAGKLSKTGKVGKNITLSEAQAEAKQCLLNALSTVLLHINSLDQVKSVVKLGVYVACTENFTEQHLVANGASELVVQIFGDKGKHARFAIGVSSLPLDACVELEMTVEVE, from the coding sequence ATGGCCATCACTGAACAATTGAATGCACTCGGGATCCAGATCCCTCCGGTCCCCCAAGCCCTTGCAGCTTATATCCCTTCGAAACGCTCCGGGAACATAATTTTTACCTCAGGGCAATTGCCTCTAGTGGCTGGGAAATTATCCAAAACAGGAAAGGTCGGAAAAAACATCACACTCTCGGAAGCACAAGCGGAAGCAAAACAATGCCTGCTCAATGCTCTTTCCACTGTACTTTTACACATCAATTCACTAGACCAAGTGAAATCAGTTGTGAAACTAGGAGTTTATGTTGCATGTACCGAAAATTTCACCGAACAACATTTAGTTGCCAATGGCGCATCGGAACTTGTGGTTCAAATTTTTGGAGACAAAGGAAAACATGCCCGTTTTGCCATTGGGGTTAGTTCCTTACCACTTGATGCTTGTGTCGAATTGGAAATGACTGTGGAAGTAGAATGA
- a CDS encoding GNAT family N-acetyltransferase: protein MLETVKIEISQSFNEFNKEEWNRLVPSDSLFQEYEFLNGLEETGCIAKSDWFPVLVSARQNGTLVGVLPSYLRKDSYGEYIFDFQWANAFHRAGIPYYPKLTVAVPFTPVTGSRILFDPSLSENDRENLCSRMLLTLKQFGSDENVSSVHILFCKEVEQKLGEQLGFAPRLSHQYHWFNKGFSNFDEFLGTLVKERRKSIRSERKKIIETGLKIETLTGDQITEEHANLFYEFYKDTHSKKWGQPYLNRKFFQHMVESFRHRLLLVLTSKPNGDAVGGSWNLYRDGFLFGRYWGALEYIPNLHFECCYYRLIDFAIEHKMERVEAGAQGEHKFLRGYETVPMFSSHHIYNDQGRSAIEAYLEKEIEMEKENIAAYNAHSPIKSLRET, encoded by the coding sequence GTGTTGGAAACGGTAAAGATTGAAATCTCTCAGAGTTTTAATGAGTTCAATAAAGAAGAATGGAATCGTTTAGTCCCTTCTGATTCTTTGTTCCAAGAATATGAATTTTTGAACGGACTAGAAGAAACTGGTTGTATTGCAAAGTCAGATTGGTTTCCCGTTCTTGTTTCCGCCAGACAAAATGGTACTCTTGTTGGTGTGTTACCATCGTATTTAAGAAAGGATTCGTATGGTGAGTACATCTTTGATTTCCAATGGGCCAATGCCTTTCACCGTGCTGGAATTCCTTATTACCCGAAACTCACGGTAGCGGTCCCATTCACTCCAGTGACAGGGTCCCGTATTTTATTTGATCCTAGTTTATCTGAGAACGATCGAGAGAATTTATGTTCTCGTATGTTACTGACTTTAAAACAATTTGGATCCGATGAGAATGTATCTTCGGTTCATATTTTATTTTGTAAGGAAGTAGAGCAGAAATTAGGTGAACAGTTAGGATTTGCTCCCCGGTTGTCCCACCAATACCATTGGTTTAACAAAGGGTTTTCAAACTTTGATGAATTTTTAGGGACATTGGTAAAAGAAAGGCGTAAGTCCATTCGAAGTGAACGTAAAAAAATTATCGAAACAGGTCTAAAAATAGAAACTCTTACTGGTGACCAAATTACAGAAGAACATGCAAATCTATTTTATGAATTTTACAAAGACACACATAGTAAAAAATGGGGACAGCCCTATCTCAATCGCAAATTTTTTCAACATATGGTCGAATCCTTTCGCCATCGACTCCTACTTGTTCTAACTTCAAAACCCAATGGGGATGCTGTCGGAGGGAGTTGGAATTTATACCGGGATGGTTTTTTGTTTGGGCGTTATTGGGGAGCATTGGAATATATTCCCAATTTACACTTTGAATGTTGTTATTACCGGTTGATTGATTTTGCAATCGAACATAAAATGGAAAGAGTGGAAGCGGGAGCACAAGGCGAACATAAGTTCCTCAGAGGTTATGAAACAGTTCCCATGTTTAGTAGCCATCATATCTATAACGATCAAGGCCGAAGTGCTATTGAAGCTTATTTGGAAAAAGAGATTGAAATGGAGAAAGAAAATATTGCGGCATACAATGCACACTCTCCAATCAAATCACTTAGGGAGACTTGA
- a CDS encoding SpoIIE family protein phosphatase yields the protein MDSWGNISFDFYTFGSLVGVIFTFYNAQLFLTVKEKSEATYNLGMGTLWLGIFHFGYLINFSFMGPASAYMRWFVIIGAMAGSVYLTGFFLSYPEIYFPRLKKYIFWILSAVVAFVTSFFVYISLTAGRLFFFSGHYWDFPLPLFYKAYAVIVLVFFLTFTILALIQLFKMPKESKFTLISILISFVLITMIPGFLNVLSRDGAIGRGLYQTITDLVLVVGLFVANVVYINNTKDKTTIISRIIGISLASFLLVLQLVAYSVIQQTESNYDLVHTARAKNYIAGLETDQVPSFHFTYDIKDKSFLTHKGLEETKFMPKEYEAEFWNVWALELILSYENQSNWESKTKELLRILPETSRGYAKEILRLLSEESIKNPKDLITAIESEKRKILYTRNKLREIPVTNFTEKASGLVKGEKGALSGFYAEARNVLSSSLSEEEKYKTLDQMFSPMPNHGERNYRGQVKFDSKEPNYSFYVSYLIVDKKNEIVHEVGYPYSDYRQFQHEVTLPWIIGLISLAILVIFGYRLFFLIALIRPIEQIIEGLTEVNSGNLEYRLNVHVEDDIGFMARSFNRMVRSIQAARKKLQQYAEQLEVKVQERTKELENTLKEVQSLKHQQDGDYFLTSLLLQPFNVNHAMHENVRVDFLLEQKKKFTFKQYEKEIGGDLNIANQIVLNNRSYTVFLNADAMGKSMQGAGGALVLGSVFESIITRTQLLSEARNTYPERWIKNTFLELHKIFEGFDGSMLVSLVLGVVDNETGLLYFINAEHPWIVLYRDGIASFIENELMFRKLGTSGVQGNLYIKTFQLEAGDILIAGSDGRDDLLISHTAEGKRVINEDERLFLKMVEAGKGELEQIYDELAKFGALTDDLSLLRISFIEEKERYKIEKDKLKEIQSLLAKAKEASESSDLQEAVTYLEKAHSLEENIPEIKKKFIQLYLKLKDYGKAKKMAKDYSLLRPMDTEIMYITAFCARKVADIKTAIDFGERVRLRDPNHVKNLINLGQTYLADKNYARAENILGSALELDPENPSLIRLIEHIRKKQLKQEETL from the coding sequence ATGGATTCATGGGGCAATATTTCTTTTGATTTTTATACTTTTGGTTCGCTTGTCGGAGTTATATTCACTTTTTACAATGCACAATTATTTTTAACGGTTAAAGAAAAATCGGAAGCCACCTACAATTTAGGAATGGGTACCCTTTGGTTAGGTATATTCCATTTTGGTTATCTGATCAATTTTTCCTTTATGGGTCCGGCATCTGCTTATATGAGATGGTTTGTGATCATTGGTGCCATGGCAGGGTCAGTTTACCTCACTGGATTTTTCTTAAGTTATCCTGAAATTTATTTTCCAAGACTTAAAAAATATATCTTTTGGATTCTTAGTGCTGTTGTCGCCTTCGTAACTTCCTTTTTTGTTTACATCAGTTTAACCGCAGGTCGTTTGTTTTTTTTCAGTGGTCATTATTGGGATTTTCCACTACCACTGTTTTACAAAGCGTATGCAGTGATTGTTCTCGTGTTCTTCCTAACGTTCACAATACTTGCTTTGATTCAATTATTTAAGATGCCTAAAGAGTCTAAATTCACTCTGATTAGTATCTTAATCTCTTTTGTTCTCATCACGATGATTCCTGGATTTTTGAATGTTTTGTCTAGAGATGGGGCAATTGGACGTGGACTTTACCAAACAATCACTGATCTTGTGTTAGTTGTTGGACTATTTGTTGCTAATGTAGTGTATATCAACAATACAAAAGATAAAACAACTATTATTTCTCGTATCATTGGGATCTCTCTTGCTTCATTTTTGTTAGTACTGCAACTGGTTGCCTATTCTGTGATCCAACAAACAGAGTCGAATTATGATTTGGTTCACACGGCAAGGGCAAAAAATTATATCGCAGGTCTTGAAACAGACCAAGTGCCAAGTTTTCACTTTACCTATGATATCAAAGACAAATCGTTTTTAACGCATAAAGGGTTGGAAGAAACCAAATTTATGCCAAAAGAATATGAAGCTGAATTTTGGAATGTTTGGGCATTAGAATTGATCCTTTCGTATGAAAACCAATCAAATTGGGAGTCAAAAACAAAAGAACTCTTACGAATTTTACCAGAAACAAGTCGAGGTTATGCGAAGGAAATTTTACGATTACTTTCCGAAGAATCTATAAAAAATCCAAAAGATCTTATAACTGCTATTGAATCAGAGAAACGAAAAATCCTTTACACTCGCAATAAATTAAGAGAAATTCCTGTAACGAATTTTACAGAAAAAGCAAGTGGACTTGTAAAAGGAGAAAAGGGCGCACTCTCAGGTTTTTATGCAGAAGCTAGGAATGTTTTATCTTCCTCGCTTTCAGAAGAAGAAAAGTATAAAACACTTGACCAAATGTTTTCCCCAATGCCAAACCATGGAGAAAGAAATTACCGCGGCCAAGTTAAGTTTGATTCAAAAGAACCAAATTATTCTTTTTATGTGAGTTATCTGATTGTTGATAAAAAAAATGAAATCGTTCATGAAGTCGGATACCCTTATAGTGATTACCGCCAGTTCCAACATGAAGTTACTCTGCCTTGGATCATAGGTCTTATTTCACTTGCCATCCTCGTTATATTTGGGTATAGACTGTTTTTCCTAATTGCACTCATTCGGCCAATCGAACAAATCATCGAAGGTTTAACGGAAGTGAACTCCGGCAATTTAGAATATCGTTTGAACGTTCATGTGGAAGATGATATTGGGTTTATGGCCCGTTCCTTCAATCGAATGGTTCGATCGATCCAAGCAGCTCGTAAAAAATTACAACAATATGCAGAACAGTTAGAAGTGAAAGTTCAAGAGAGAACCAAAGAATTGGAAAATACATTAAAAGAGGTTCAATCTTTAAAACACCAACAGGATGGGGATTATTTTCTCACCTCACTGCTTTTGCAACCATTTAATGTCAATCATGCAATGCATGAGAATGTTAGAGTTGACTTTTTGTTGGAGCAAAAGAAAAAATTTACCTTCAAACAATACGAGAAAGAAATCGGTGGTGATCTAAATATCGCCAATCAAATTGTTTTAAATAACAGATCTTATACAGTGTTTCTAAATGCGGATGCGATGGGTAAGTCAATGCAAGGAGCTGGCGGAGCACTCGTACTTGGTTCTGTATTTGAATCGATTATAACGAGAACTCAACTACTCAGTGAAGCTAGAAATACATATCCGGAACGTTGGATCAAAAATACATTTTTAGAACTACATAAAATTTTCGAAGGTTTCGATGGTTCTATGCTTGTTTCACTTGTGTTAGGTGTTGTGGATAACGAAACTGGATTGTTATATTTTATCAATGCAGAACACCCATGGATTGTCTTGTATAGAGATGGCATTGCTAGTTTTATCGAGAATGAGCTGATGTTTCGAAAACTCGGTACATCAGGTGTACAAGGTAATTTATACATTAAAACATTCCAATTGGAAGCGGGAGACATTTTGATCGCAGGTTCTGATGGAAGAGATGACCTTCTCATTTCCCATACCGCTGAAGGGAAACGAGTGATTAATGAAGACGAAAGGTTATTTCTCAAAATGGTAGAAGCTGGAAAAGGGGAACTCGAACAGATTTACGATGAATTGGCTAAATTTGGGGCCCTTACTGACGACCTTTCCCTACTCAGGATATCTTTTATCGAAGAAAAAGAACGTTATAAGATCGAAAAAGACAAGTTAAAGGAAATCCAATCGTTACTTGCAAAAGCAAAAGAAGCCAGTGAATCATCTGATTTACAAGAAGCCGTGACCTATTTGGAAAAAGCACATTCGTTAGAAGAAAACATTCCAGAAATTAAAAAGAAGTTCATCCAACTGTATTTAAAACTAAAGGATTATGGTAAGGCAAAAAAAATGGCAAAAGATTACAGTCTCCTTCGCCCAATGGACACAGAGATTATGTACATCACTGCCTTTTGTGCAAGAAAGGTCGCCGACATCAAAACTGCCATTGATTTTGGGGAAAGAGTTCGCCTCAGAGATCCGAACCATGTCAAAAACTTAATTAATTTAGGGCAAACATACTTAGCTGATAAAAATTATGCTCGAGCCGAAAATATTTTAGGGTCTGCCTTGGAATTGGATCCAGAAAATCCAAGTTTAATTCGGCTCATCGAACACATTCGGAAGAAACAATTGAAACAAGAAGAAACCCTTTAG
- a CDS encoding DedA family protein produces MERFILLFVLDSIPFEAVLKEILELPPFVLWIFFCFSNFLENIFPPWPGDTITVFSGFISSTPNSPLSFLSVVFATFLGNLIGALAMYYFGERFLLFLKRTKIPFLSALYHEENLQKTLVWFRQYEIVVVLISRFSAGIRFFVSIVAGMSKMNIIKFVVLYSIAISMWCGLLLFGGSLLGSNWNQIIVILSYYNRTIGAILFVIFSYLLYQMIKKRNTKLT; encoded by the coding sequence GTGGAAAGATTTATCCTTCTCTTTGTGTTGGATTCGATTCCATTTGAAGCGGTATTAAAAGAAATTTTAGAATTACCGCCATTCGTTCTTTGGATTTTTTTCTGTTTTTCTAATTTTTTGGAGAATATTTTCCCTCCGTGGCCAGGGGACACAATCACGGTTTTTTCCGGTTTTATTTCTTCCACTCCCAATTCGCCTCTTTCATTTCTTTCCGTGGTATTTGCAACATTCCTTGGGAACCTAATTGGTGCCTTGGCGATGTATTATTTTGGTGAAAGGTTTTTGTTGTTTTTGAAGCGAACCAAAATTCCTTTCCTTTCAGCCCTTTACCATGAGGAAAATTTACAAAAGACTTTGGTTTGGTTTCGACAATACGAAATTGTAGTGGTTTTAATCTCTCGTTTCTCCGCAGGGATTCGATTTTTTGTTTCGATAGTTGCTGGAATGTCCAAAATGAACATCATTAAATTTGTAGTTCTTTATTCGATTGCCATTTCTATGTGGTGTGGATTACTTTTATTCGGTGGTTCTTTACTTGGTTCCAATTGGAACCAAATCATTGTTATACTATCCTATTATAATCGTACGATTGGAGCCATCCTTTTCGTGATTTTTTCCTATCTTCTCTACCAAATGATAAAGAAAAGAAATACGAAGTTGACATGA